One window of the Acidiferrobacteraceae bacterium genome contains the following:
- a CDS encoding M20 family metallopeptidase, which translates to MAERPHGGGPYRSEHLYDWMVGVRRALHRRPELAFEEVETAKRLISELDGLGIPSEYGGAGSAVIGRLECELPNAPTFALRADMDALPGAENTDLPFASTIEGKMHACGHDAHMTMVLGGAALLKAEPPPCNVMFVFQPAEEKGGGARTVVQSGALEGVSAIFGGHVTHHYRVGEIMVAEGTITAQSDRFRIDIRGRGGHGARPHEATDAVVVAGQMITAMQTLVSREINPVFPSVVTVGTVHAGSAPNVIAEDAYMEGSIRTTLPEVRDHIHAGLMRMGQAMGALHNAEVKVEITPGYPPVVNTAREAAIAHRAAERVVGREGLMVMDHPSMGAEDFAFYLEKVPGCYVRFGARLRENEYIPLHSPEFDINEEVLKVGAAFFDEVVREAVKNYGS; encoded by the coding sequence GTGGCCGAAAGACCGCATGGCGGAGGTCCGTACCGCTCGGAGCATTTGTACGACTGGATGGTAGGTGTGCGGCGCGCCTTGCACCGCAGGCCGGAGTTGGCGTTCGAAGAGGTGGAGACGGCGAAGCGCCTGATCTCCGAGCTCGATGGCCTGGGCATACCGAGCGAATACGGTGGAGCGGGCAGCGCCGTCATCGGCCGCCTTGAGTGCGAACTTCCCAACGCCCCCACCTTCGCCCTGCGCGCCGACATGGACGCGCTGCCCGGCGCGGAAAACACCGATCTCCCTTTCGCTTCGACCATTGAGGGCAAGATGCATGCCTGTGGGCACGACGCGCACATGACCATGGTGCTCGGGGGTGCGGCGCTGCTCAAGGCCGAGCCCCCGCCGTGCAATGTGATGTTTGTCTTCCAGCCCGCGGAAGAAAAGGGCGGTGGCGCCCGCACGGTGGTGCAGTCCGGTGCCCTGGAAGGCGTCAGTGCGATCTTCGGCGGACACGTCACCCATCACTATCGCGTCGGCGAGATCATGGTGGCGGAGGGAACCATCACCGCCCAGTCGGACCGCTTTCGCATCGACATCCGGGGCCGCGGCGGCCACGGGGCGCGGCCGCATGAGGCGACCGACGCGGTCGTGGTGGCGGGGCAGATGATCACGGCGATGCAAACCCTCGTGTCGCGTGAGATCAACCCGGTGTTTCCCTCGGTCGTGACCGTGGGCACGGTGCATGCCGGCTCCGCCCCGAACGTAATCGCGGAAGATGCTTACATGGAAGGATCGATACGCACCACGCTGCCGGAAGTGCGCGACCACATTCATGCCGGGCTGATGCGTATGGGCCAGGCGATGGGGGCGTTGCACAATGCGGAGGTGAAGGTGGAGATCACGCCCGGCTATCCGCCGGTGGTGAACACGGCACGCGAGGCTGCCATCGCCCATCGCGCGGCGGAGCGCGTCGTCGGGCGCGAGGGGCTCATGGTCATGGATCATCCCAGCATGGGCGCGGAGGATTTTGCGTTCTACCTGGAAAAAGTTCCCGGGTGCTATGTGCGCTTTGGCGCCCGTTTGCGTGAGAACGAATATATTCCGCTGCACAGCCCGGAGTTCGATATCAACGAAGAAGTGTTGAAGGTAGGGGCCGCCTTCTTCGACGAAGTCGTGCGCGAGGCGGTGAAGAACTACGGATCATGA